In Halorussus limi, a genomic segment contains:
- a CDS encoding Vms1/Ankzf1 family peptidyl-tRNA hydrolase: protein MDIEAYERHERIERVEQAEATENDLVTVAIPPDKSLGEALERVEEDRAEAEYIDTEGEDAAYLEALEAVRSILQHHETTPENGLVVYAGVVDGEVVEYVFDDLPSPVLEFVYERGNEFDAGLLDAAAEGPTKTFGLLVVERGGAALGLTENEDVRVVETFESDVMGKSKAGGQSAQRFERDRERQKEEFFETVADEAKRAFLGDHDDESASAATDVDGLLLGGTSVTVADFREGDHLDHRLEDRLVGDPVSVEYASEQGLRQLAEKASDRIEDAERREMRETLDRFFDALEAGGGSSDDSDPVVYGRDSVAEALEYDAVETALVSADLPAEEVREIQDLTDAEGGDCVVVPTDFERGRRFGEAFDGEAAILRFPIE from the coding sequence ATGGACATCGAAGCATACGAGCGCCACGAGCGAATCGAGCGCGTCGAGCAGGCCGAAGCGACCGAGAACGACCTCGTGACCGTCGCGATTCCGCCCGACAAATCGCTCGGCGAGGCGCTGGAGCGAGTTGAGGAGGACCGCGCGGAGGCAGAGTACATCGACACCGAGGGCGAGGACGCCGCGTATCTGGAGGCGCTCGAAGCCGTCCGGAGCATCCTCCAGCACCACGAGACCACGCCCGAGAACGGACTCGTCGTCTACGCGGGCGTCGTTGACGGCGAGGTGGTCGAGTACGTCTTCGACGACCTGCCCTCGCCCGTCTTGGAGTTCGTCTACGAGCGCGGCAACGAGTTCGACGCCGGACTTCTCGACGCCGCCGCGGAGGGCCCGACGAAGACGTTCGGCCTGCTCGTCGTGGAACGCGGCGGCGCGGCGCTCGGCCTCACCGAGAACGAGGACGTGCGGGTGGTCGAGACCTTCGAGAGCGACGTGATGGGCAAGTCCAAGGCGGGCGGCCAGTCGGCCCAGCGGTTCGAGCGCGACCGCGAACGCCAGAAAGAGGAGTTCTTCGAGACGGTCGCCGACGAAGCGAAGCGCGCGTTTCTGGGCGACCACGACGACGAGTCGGCCAGCGCCGCGACCGACGTGGACGGCCTGCTGCTCGGCGGCACCAGCGTCACTGTCGCGGACTTCCGGGAGGGCGACCACCTCGACCACCGACTCGAAGACCGACTCGTCGGCGACCCGGTGTCGGTCGAGTACGCCTCCGAGCAGGGTCTGCGCCAACTCGCAGAGAAGGCCAGCGACCGCATCGAGGACGCCGAGCGCCGGGAGATGCGCGAGACGCTCGACCGCTTCTTCGACGCGCTCGAAGCGGGCGGTGGGTCGAGCGACGACAGCGACCCGGTAGTCTACGGCCGGGACTCGGTCGCCGAGGCGCTGGAGTACGACGCGGTCGAGACCGCGCTGGTCTCGGCCGACCTGCCCGCCGAGGAGGTCCGCGAGATTCAGGACCTGACCGACGCCGAGGGCGGCGACTGCGTGGTCGTCCCGACCGACTTCGAGCGCGGGCGCCGGTTCGGCGAGGCGTTCGACGGCGAGGCCGCGATTCTCCGGTTCCCCATCGAGTAA
- a CDS encoding helix-turn-helix domain-containing protein — MATEATFTVPSDQFPLGTVFEQLPGVTVELERIIPAQDVVIPYFWVRGTEVDDIEDAFLDHPGVENIQLVDSVTDQYLLRVEWSLEYEDVLTTLTETKIALIEAVGTNQQWTFDIRGDDRRDIASFQERCRELDIPITLTKLHALTPLKSKTEAALTDTQQEALVLAYERGYFNTPRDVTMADLGGELGISQQAVASRLRRGISSILAETLSELRPPE, encoded by the coding sequence ATGGCTACTGAGGCGACGTTTACGGTTCCCTCCGACCAGTTTCCCTTGGGAACAGTCTTCGAGCAGTTACCGGGAGTGACAGTCGAACTAGAGCGGATTATCCCGGCGCAGGACGTCGTAATTCCCTACTTCTGGGTTCGAGGGACCGAGGTCGACGATATCGAGGACGCGTTTCTCGACCATCCGGGCGTGGAGAACATCCAACTCGTCGATTCCGTCACCGACCAGTATCTGTTGCGCGTCGAGTGGTCGTTGGAGTACGAGGACGTGTTGACCACGCTGACGGAGACGAAAATCGCGCTCATCGAAGCCGTCGGCACGAACCAGCAGTGGACGTTCGATATTCGGGGCGACGACCGCCGAGACATCGCGTCGTTTCAGGAACGGTGTCGGGAGCTAGACATCCCCATCACGCTGACGAAACTTCACGCGCTCACTCCGTTGAAGTCCAAAACCGAAGCGGCGCTCACCGACACCCAGCAAGAGGCGCTGGTACTCGCGTACGAGCGGGGGTACTTCAACACGCCGCGCGACGTGACGATGGCGGACCTCGGCGGCGAACTCGGCATCTCACAGCAAGCGGTCGCGTCTCGACTCCGTCGCGGAATCAGTTCGATACTCGCGGAGACGCTGTCCGAACTGCGACCTCCGGAGTGA
- a CDS encoding glycosyltransferase, with the protein MTGPAVSFVVPAKDERATLPTTLASMRGQRTDRDYEIVVVDGDSADATPAVARRYDATVVSQGDEAADGGPNSDARERVGPDIGDARHRGARRAEGDWLAFVDADTALRPDYLDSMLAFAREEGLAAASSRCRVTGPVRAKAMEAVINRVFPRLDRPILPGFNCFVRRETYFEAGGFPNVPNEDTAFSRELGRERATGYHPDVLVETSGRRIAESGLTGTLYHYLRLDWHRLRSDY; encoded by the coding sequence ATGACGGGTCCGGCGGTCAGTTTCGTCGTCCCCGCGAAAGACGAGCGAGCGACCCTCCCGACGACTCTGGCGAGCATGCGCGGCCAGCGCACCGACCGCGACTACGAAATCGTGGTCGTGGACGGCGACAGCGCCGACGCCACCCCGGCCGTCGCCCGACGGTACGACGCCACGGTGGTCAGTCAGGGCGACGAAGCGGCCGACGGCGGTCCGAACTCGGACGCCCGAGAGCGCGTCGGTCCGGACATCGGCGACGCGCGCCACCGCGGCGCGCGCCGGGCAGAGGGCGACTGGCTGGCGTTCGTGGACGCCGACACCGCGCTCCGGCCCGACTACCTCGACTCGATGCTGGCGTTCGCCCGCGAGGAGGGCCTCGCGGCGGCCTCCTCGCGGTGTCGCGTGACCGGTCCCGTGCGGGCGAAGGCGATGGAGGCGGTCATCAACCGCGTGTTCCCGCGCCTCGACCGGCCGATTCTGCCGGGGTTCAACTGCTTCGTCCGCCGGGAGACCTACTTCGAGGCCGGCGGATTCCCGAACGTTCCCAACGAGGATACCGCGTTCAGCCGCGAGTTGGGCCGCGAGCGAGCGACGGGGTATCATCCGGACGTGCTGGTCGAAACCTCCGGGCGTCGCATCGCGGAGTCGGGGCTGACGGGCACGCTGTATCACTACCTGCGACTCGACTGGCATCGGCTTCGGAGCGACTACTGA
- a CDS encoding SprT-like domain-containing protein: MAHAETDEELILGSRAYCREAIREYDLDVDFSPVEWEVSTRAKRRAAAVKRPKIPDAEVGTPLDWHAAAERVGSDLDDLRTCTLSLTRAAFEEFDVGEWTATLRHELVHVEQFQRFGTTDHGPAFRERAAAVDATVRCPPFADPKYVLTCADCGAVVGRRYRECKLVRNHEEYRSSCCGASVACSGADES; this comes from the coding sequence CTGGCACACGCCGAGACCGACGAGGAGTTGATTCTGGGGTCGCGGGCCTACTGCCGGGAGGCCATCCGCGAGTACGACCTCGACGTAGATTTCTCGCCGGTCGAGTGGGAGGTATCGACCCGCGCGAAGCGCCGGGCCGCCGCGGTCAAGCGCCCGAAGATTCCCGACGCCGAGGTCGGGACTCCTCTCGATTGGCACGCCGCGGCCGAGCGGGTGGGGTCCGACCTCGACGACCTCCGGACCTGCACCCTCTCGCTGACGCGGGCGGCGTTCGAGGAGTTCGACGTGGGCGAGTGGACTGCGACCCTCCGTCACGAACTCGTCCACGTCGAGCAGTTCCAGCGGTTCGGCACGACCGACCACGGGCCGGCGTTTCGCGAGCGGGCCGCCGCGGTGGACGCCACGGTCCGGTGCCCGCCGTTCGCCGACCCGAAGTACGTCCTGACCTGCGCGGACTGCGGGGCCGTGGTCGGACGCCGGTACCGCGAGTGTAAACTGGTCCGGAACCACGAGGAGTACCGGTCGTCGTGCTGTGGCGCGTCGGTGGCGTGTTCGGGGGCGGACGAGAGTTGA
- a CDS encoding deoxyhypusine synthase, whose product MSDESHDGHHEPEREEFHHDPIGHAEVRAGMTVGELADSYGDAGIGAADVHEAVDIYAEMLGDEDVTNFFGLAGAMVPTGMRKIVAELIRDGHIDALVTTGANLTHDAIEAVGGKHHHGQVHAEGKTERDHDEQLRDEEVDRIYNVYLPQEHFALFENHLRSEVFPALEGDREDGGDDGVVSIQRLTEELGRANGEVNDREGVEEGAGVAAAAYENDVPIYCPAIQDSVLGLQAWMYSQTAEFTLDALADMTTITDQAFEAEKAGAMVVGGGVPKNYVLQTMLVSPEAYDYAVQLTMDPPQTGGLSGATLDEARSWGKLEKAARNVSVYADATITLPLVVAAARERIDAE is encoded by the coding sequence ATGAGCGACGAGTCCCACGACGGGCACCACGAACCCGAACGCGAGGAGTTCCACCACGACCCCATCGGCCACGCCGAGGTCCGGGCGGGCATGACGGTCGGCGAACTGGCCGACTCGTACGGCGACGCGGGCATCGGCGCGGCCGACGTTCACGAGGCGGTGGACATCTACGCCGAGATGCTCGGCGACGAGGACGTGACCAACTTCTTCGGACTGGCGGGCGCGATGGTCCCGACCGGCATGCGGAAAATCGTCGCGGAACTCATCCGGGACGGCCACATCGACGCGCTGGTCACGACCGGCGCCAACCTGACCCACGACGCCATCGAGGCCGTCGGCGGCAAGCACCACCACGGGCAGGTTCACGCCGAGGGCAAGACCGAACGCGACCACGACGAGCAACTGCGCGACGAGGAGGTCGACCGGATTTACAACGTCTACCTGCCCCAAGAACACTTCGCGCTGTTCGAGAACCACCTGCGCTCGGAGGTCTTCCCCGCGCTGGAGGGCGACCGGGAGGACGGCGGGGACGACGGCGTGGTCAGCATCCAGCGCCTGACCGAGGAACTGGGCCGGGCCAACGGCGAGGTCAACGACCGGGAGGGCGTCGAGGAGGGCGCGGGCGTCGCCGCGGCGGCCTACGAGAACGACGTACCGATTTACTGCCCGGCGATTCAGGACTCCGTGCTGGGCCTGCAGGCGTGGATGTACTCCCAGACCGCCGAGTTCACGCTCGACGCGCTGGCCGACATGACGACCATCACCGACCAAGCCTTCGAGGCCGAGAAGGCGGGCGCGATGGTGGTCGGCGGGGGCGTCCCGAAGAACTACGTCCTCCAGACGATGCTGGTCTCGCCCGAGGCGTACGACTACGCGGTCCAGTTGACGATGGACCCGCCCCAGACCGGCGGCCTCTCGGGTGCGACGCTGGACGAGGCCCGGTCGTGGGGGAAACTGGAGAAGGCCGCGCGGAACGTCTCGGTGTACGCCGACGCGACGATTACGCTCCCGCTGGTGGTCGCGGCGGCCCGCGAGCGAATCGACGCGGAGTGA
- the coxB gene encoding cytochrome c oxidase subunit II, with product MSRRRGPSGTRRPGRTAIRRGVLAGAALVALGLGAVSPAAAQSVNRNLIDRLNVQLLYVALPLTLFVEVILVYAVIRFRNNDDPEPTAENPTLEVTWTVATAIVLVFVGWSAYNVLASPYISPTPEAEAAQPEVNPDVRVDVLAYRWGWQFTYPDANVTTQNLLVLPRGEDVRLSLRANRVIHSLFVPKLGLKQDVFPGHDTTLLTRALENGRYRGYCTEFCGDGHARMRAAVFVVDPETYRQWLAAHADERLVTAPPSGNVSANGSGAANLTAPSNATAPPNATVPPNATAPPNATVPPNATAPPNATAPPTGTLA from the coding sequence GTGAGTCGACGGAGGGGACCGAGCGGGACTCGACGGCCGGGACGCACCGCGATTCGGCGGGGCGTCCTCGCGGGCGCGGCGCTGGTCGCGCTCGGACTCGGGGCCGTCTCGCCCGCCGCCGCCCAGTCGGTCAACCGGAATCTCATCGACAGGCTGAACGTGCAGTTGCTCTACGTCGCGCTACCGCTCACGCTGTTCGTCGAGGTCATCCTCGTCTACGCGGTGATACGGTTCCGGAACAACGACGACCCCGAACCGACCGCCGAGAACCCCACGCTGGAGGTCACGTGGACCGTGGCGACGGCCATCGTCCTCGTGTTCGTCGGGTGGTCGGCGTACAACGTCCTCGCGAGTCCGTACATCTCGCCGACGCCCGAGGCAGAGGCCGCGCAACCGGAGGTGAACCCGGACGTTCGAGTCGACGTGCTGGCCTACCGGTGGGGGTGGCAGTTCACCTACCCCGACGCGAACGTCACGACCCAGAACCTGCTCGTCCTGCCCCGCGGCGAGGACGTGCGCTTGAGTCTCAGGGCGAACAGGGTGATTCACTCGCTGTTCGTCCCGAAACTCGGACTCAAGCAGGACGTGTTTCCGGGCCACGACACGACGCTCCTGACCCGGGCGCTGGAGAACGGCCGATACCGGGGCTACTGCACGGAGTTCTGCGGCGACGGCCACGCCCGGATGCGCGCGGCGGTGTTCGTCGTGGACCCCGAGACGTATCGCCAGTGGCTGGCGGCCCACGCGGACGAGCGACTCGTGACCGCGCCGCCGAGCGGGAACGTTTCGGCGAACGGGTCCGGCGCGGCGAACCTGACAGCGCCGTCGAACGCGACCGCTCCGCCGAACGCGACCGTCCCGCCGAACGCGACCGCTCCGCCGAACGCGACCGTCCCGCCGAACGCGACCGCTCCGCCGAACGCGACCGCCCCGCCGACCGGTACGCTCGCCTGA
- a CDS encoding DUF6789 family protein produces the protein MNGPAVEFTALCLVVTSVGALARRAKRRARADGGEYPGGEGWFDVDSLTEQVVRWTTTTNHRDIGLLYIAFGTFAAVWGGIDGMMMRTELLTPPADIWSETTYNALFTTHGLTMLFFFVTPVFFGIGNYFIPLLVDAEDMAFPRVNAIGFWLLPPALLLARGGLLSQVSGQFLGLLAPDALSNVVRFFESVEAPGLGWTMYTPLSITVENPQIDLLLLGLHLSGIATVLGAINFVVTIVYERGPSVEWENLDIFSWTMLTTSGIVLFAFPLLGSALVMLLLDRNFGTTFFTVGGGGPLLWQHLFWYFGHPEVYVIFLPSTGLMSLILPKFARRSLFGFTYIVYSTLAIGVLSFGVWAHHMFATGIDPRVRASFMFVSIAIAVPSAIKVFNWLTTIWDGTVRLTAPMVLCVSSIGMFVIGGVTGVFLAAIPVDLLYHGTYYVVGHFHFIVMGIIPLMMVAASYYWYPIITGRLYDRELALFQSVLLVFGAVVAFGSLVVLGFMELPRRHAVYPEVFAPVQQVATIGAFLVGISVLLWLYNMVWSAWNGTPVRSADVWNLKETEQFTREWEWFEEELERKYAIEPTEPETTRPAAATEPGEGSPQVLTDITSVTGAITDNAAVAALGGLVGTLLLSGVLFPATIIGVFDLAAFADVAELVGLPRSIALGYGLFLAGGMTTWALLFVALASYLPGRVLVVRGLSYATIVSAGFMVAFYSGQSGLELVGFVVFALVAHWLYGFGLAATIQAVSLRGVER, from the coding sequence ATGAACGGACCTGCAGTCGAGTTCACCGCGCTCTGTCTGGTCGTGACGAGCGTGGGAGCGCTCGCTCGCCGCGCCAAGCGTCGGGCGCGCGCCGACGGCGGCGAGTATCCCGGCGGCGAGGGCTGGTTCGACGTCGACTCGCTGACCGAACAAGTCGTCCGGTGGACCACCACGACGAACCACCGCGACATCGGCTTGCTCTACATCGCCTTCGGGACGTTCGCGGCGGTCTGGGGCGGCATCGACGGGATGATGATGCGGACCGAACTCCTGACGCCCCCGGCGGATATCTGGTCCGAGACCACGTACAACGCGCTGTTCACCACGCACGGGCTGACGATGCTGTTCTTCTTCGTGACGCCGGTGTTCTTCGGCATCGGGAACTACTTCATCCCGCTGCTGGTGGACGCCGAGGACATGGCGTTCCCGCGGGTCAACGCCATCGGCTTCTGGTTGCTCCCGCCCGCCCTCCTGCTCGCGCGGGGCGGTCTGCTCTCGCAGGTGTCGGGCCAGTTCCTCGGCCTGCTCGCGCCCGACGCGCTCTCGAACGTCGTCCGATTCTTCGAGTCGGTCGAAGCGCCGGGTCTGGGGTGGACGATGTACACGCCGCTCTCGATAACGGTGGAGAACCCTCAGATAGACCTGCTCCTACTGGGTCTCCACCTCAGCGGCATCGCCACCGTCTTGGGAGCCATCAACTTCGTCGTGACCATAGTCTACGAGCGCGGGCCGTCCGTCGAGTGGGAGAACCTCGACATCTTCTCGTGGACGATGCTCACCACGAGCGGCATCGTCCTGTTCGCGTTCCCGTTGCTGGGAAGTGCGCTCGTCATGCTCCTGCTCGACCGCAACTTCGGGACGACGTTCTTCACCGTGGGCGGGGGCGGTCCCCTGCTGTGGCAACACCTCTTCTGGTACTTCGGCCACCCCGAGGTGTACGTCATCTTCCTGCCCTCGACGGGGCTGATGAGCCTCATCCTCCCCAAGTTCGCCCGGCGCTCGCTGTTCGGGTTCACGTACATCGTCTACTCGACGCTGGCCATCGGCGTCCTCTCGTTCGGCGTGTGGGCACACCACATGTTCGCGACCGGCATCGACCCGCGCGTCCGGGCGAGTTTCATGTTCGTCTCCATCGCCATCGCGGTCCCCTCCGCCATCAAGGTGTTCAACTGGCTGACGACCATCTGGGACGGGACGGTCAGGCTGACCGCACCGATGGTCCTCTGCGTGAGTTCCATCGGCATGTTCGTAATCGGCGGCGTCACCGGCGTCTTCCTCGCGGCCATCCCGGTGGACCTGCTCTACCACGGGACCTACTACGTGGTCGGCCACTTCCACTTCATCGTGATGGGCATCATCCCGCTGATGATGGTCGCCGCGAGTTACTACTGGTACCCCATCATCACCGGCCGCCTGTACGACCGGGAACTCGCGCTGTTCCAGTCGGTCCTGCTGGTGTTCGGTGCCGTCGTCGCGTTCGGGTCGCTCGTCGTCCTCGGGTTCATGGAACTGCCGCGCCGTCACGCGGTCTACCCCGAGGTGTTCGCGCCGGTTCAGCAGGTGGCCACCATCGGCGCGTTCCTCGTCGGAATCAGCGTCCTGTTGTGGCTCTACAACATGGTCTGGTCGGCGTGGAACGGGACGCCGGTGCGCTCGGCCGACGTGTGGAACCTAAAGGAGACCGAGCAGTTCACCCGCGAGTGGGAGTGGTTCGAGGAGGAACTCGAACGCAAGTACGCCATCGAACCGACAGAACCCGAGACGACCCGGCCCGCCGCGGCGACCGAACCGGGAGAGGGGTCGCCGCAGGTTCTCACCGACATCACCTCCGTCACCGGCGCGATTACCGACAACGCCGCCGTCGCCGCGCTCGGCGGACTCGTCGGCACGCTCCTGCTGTCGGGGGTCCTCTTCCCCGCGACCATCATCGGCGTGTTCGACCTCGCGGCGTTCGCAGACGTCGCGGAACTCGTCGGCCTGCCCCGGAGCATCGCGCTGGGCTACGGCCTGTTCCTCGCCGGCGGGATGACGACGTGGGCGCTGTTGTTCGTCGCCTTGGCGTCCTACCTCCCGGGTCGGGTCCTCGTCGTTCGGGGCCTCTCGTACGCCACCATCGTCTCGGCCGGGTTCATGGTCGCGTTCTACTCGGGGCAGTCCGGACTCGAACTGGTCGGGTTCGTGGTCTTCGCGCTGGTCGCCCACTGGCTCTACGGGTTCGGTCTCGCCGCGACGATACAGGCGGTGTCGCTGCGAGGTGTCGAGCGATGA
- a CDS encoding cytochrome c oxidase subunit 3 encodes MGETDAAVAEGDAHDEHEHRSRWPIIGAAGAAILYVGAALAIAGNRAGIFPTRVGVGIAVVGFAVLTGGLVGWLRQAYLSGYWERATGDRKRRSYRATMVLFLVTDVATFGAGFAYYFYVRIGTWPPGELPELLGSLVLVNTALLVVSSFTLHFAHEALGDGKRRRFLALLGVTFALGVVFLGGQIAEYATFVGEEEFTLTSGVFASAFFGLTGLHGLHVALGVVLIGILLWRALRGQYDAERDTSVSTVSLYWHFVDAVWLFLVAVLYVGAVVTL; translated from the coding sequence ATGGGGGAGACCGACGCCGCGGTCGCCGAGGGGGACGCGCACGACGAACACGAGCATCGGAGTCGCTGGCCCATCATCGGGGCCGCGGGCGCGGCGATACTCTACGTCGGGGCCGCGCTCGCAATCGCTGGTAACCGAGCGGGCATCTTCCCGACGCGGGTCGGGGTCGGTATCGCCGTCGTGGGGTTCGCCGTCTTGACCGGCGGACTGGTCGGCTGGCTCCGACAGGCGTATCTCAGCGGCTACTGGGAGCGAGCGACCGGCGACCGGAAGCGCCGGTCGTACCGCGCGACGATGGTCCTCTTTCTCGTGACCGACGTGGCGACGTTCGGCGCGGGGTTCGCCTACTACTTCTACGTCCGCATCGGGACGTGGCCGCCGGGCGAACTCCCCGAACTGCTCGGGTCGCTGGTCCTCGTCAACACCGCGTTGCTAGTCGTTAGCAGTTTCACGCTCCACTTCGCTCACGAGGCGCTCGGCGACGGGAAGCGACGCCGGTTCCTCGCGCTGCTCGGCGTGACGTTCGCGCTCGGGGTCGTGTTCCTCGGCGGTCAAATCGCCGAGTACGCGACGTTCGTGGGCGAGGAGGAGTTCACCCTGACCAGCGGCGTCTTCGCCTCGGCGTTCTTCGGCCTGACCGGCCTCCACGGCCTCCACGTCGCGCTCGGGGTCGTCCTCATCGGCATCCTGCTCTGGCGCGCGCTCCGGGGCCAGTACGACGCCGAGCGCGACACCTCGGTCTCGACGGTGTCGCTGTACTGGCACTTCGTGGACGCGGTCTGGCTGTTTCTCGTCGCCGTGCTGTACGTCGGCGCGGTCGTAACACTCTGA
- a CDS encoding bacteriorhodopsin, which yields MMDLTSVWFWLGTLGMAVGTAFPLWRLATDRRYGTHYAVLAGVTGVAATAYLAMALGLGKVQVGDAALFLPRYIDWLVTTPLLVLYLGMLCRPEKRTYLALVGVDVLVIGSGVVAGLLSAPYSYVAYLVGCVAYVGLLYLLLRVLPRQATLQGDRVSAVFTKLRNLTVVLWTIYPVVWILGPLGFGLLRVGTEVMVVTYLDLISKVGFVFMAVNGADALDQLRTGAALADPASDERAPTAD from the coding sequence ATGATGGACCTCACGTCGGTCTGGTTCTGGCTCGGCACGCTCGGGATGGCCGTCGGAACCGCCTTCCCGCTCTGGCGACTCGCCACCGACCGCCGGTACGGGACCCACTACGCCGTGCTGGCGGGCGTGACCGGGGTCGCCGCGACGGCGTACCTCGCGATGGCGCTCGGTCTCGGAAAGGTGCAGGTCGGCGACGCCGCGCTGTTCCTGCCCCGGTATATCGACTGGTTGGTGACGACGCCCCTGTTGGTGCTGTACCTCGGGATGCTCTGTCGCCCCGAGAAGAGGACCTATCTCGCGCTGGTCGGCGTGGACGTGCTGGTCATCGGGTCGGGCGTCGTCGCGGGCCTGCTGTCGGCACCGTACAGCTACGTCGCGTATCTGGTCGGCTGCGTCGCCTACGTCGGCCTGCTGTACCTGCTCCTGCGGGTCCTGCCGCGACAGGCGACCCTCCAGGGCGACCGCGTGAGCGCGGTGTTCACGAAGCTCCGGAACCTCACGGTCGTCCTCTGGACCATCTACCCCGTGGTCTGGATTCTCGGCCCACTCGGTTTCGGCCTGTTACGGGTCGGGACCGAGGTGATGGTCGTCACCTACCTCGACCTCATCAGCAAGGTCGGGTTCGTGTTCATGGCCGTCAACGGGGCGGACGCGCTCGACCAACTCCGGACCGGGGCGGCGCTCGCCGACCCCGCGAGCGACGAGCGCGCGCCGACGGCCGACTGA